One segment of Polypterus senegalus isolate Bchr_013 chromosome 8, ASM1683550v1, whole genome shotgun sequence DNA contains the following:
- the LOC120533555 gene encoding NACHT, LRR and PYD domains-containing protein 12-like isoform X1, which translates to MLLSSLLSSWVFTHSQLTELNLSLNNNMEDSGVDQLSEGLRSENCKLKKLNLDSCGLTSRCSSSLSSVLSSPHSQLTKLNLNFNKLGDSGARQLCEGLRTPNCKLKTLWLQLNDISESEEMSLRSLREELNRTGRQVKIKILEG; encoded by the exons atgctgctcagctctctcctcagctcttgGGTTTTTACACACTCTCAACTAACAGAACTGAACCTGAGCCTCAACAACAACATGGAGGActcaggagtggatcagctgtctgaggggctgaggagtgaaaactgcaaattaaagaaactgaa CCTGGACTCATGTGGTCTCACCTCTAGATGTTCCTCATCTCTCTCCTCAGTCCTCTCTTCTCCACACTCACAGCTGACTAAACTGAACCTGAACTTCAACAAACTGGGAGATTCAGGAGCTCGTCAGCTGTGTGAGGGTCTGCGGACCccaaactgtaaattaaagacaCTGTG GCTGCAGTTAAATGACATCAGTGAGAGTGAGGAGATGAGCCTGAGGTCACTACGGGAggagctgaacaggactggacgGCAGGTGAAGATCAAGATATTGGAAGGCTGA
- the LOC120533555 gene encoding NACHT, LRR and PYD domains-containing protein 1b allele 4-like isoform X2 — protein MLCLDSCGLTSRCSSSLSSVLSSPHSQLTKLNLNFNKLGDSGARQLCEGLRTPNCKLKTLWLQLNDISESEEMSLRSLREELNRTGRQVKIKILEG, from the exons ATGCTTTG CCTGGACTCATGTGGTCTCACCTCTAGATGTTCCTCATCTCTCTCCTCAGTCCTCTCTTCTCCACACTCACAGCTGACTAAACTGAACCTGAACTTCAACAAACTGGGAGATTCAGGAGCTCGTCAGCTGTGTGAGGGTCTGCGGACCccaaactgtaaattaaagacaCTGTG GCTGCAGTTAAATGACATCAGTGAGAGTGAGGAGATGAGCCTGAGGTCACTACGGGAggagctgaacaggactggacgGCAGGTGAAGATCAAGATATTGGAAGGCTGA